A window of Diabrotica virgifera virgifera chromosome 9, PGI_DIABVI_V3a contains these coding sequences:
- the LOC126892477 gene encoding protoporphyrinogen oxidase, with amino-acid sequence MKIIKKKEVKINLGHTNLKITLNVKMSTVIVGGGLSGLSVGYYLLKKFPKQPVTLLEASNRLGGWIKTNSLDNNVIFEEGPRTIRPHGPAAANTLSLIEEIGLAKEVLPIYSTQSAAKNRMIYVNGQLHLLPSSAGSLFKTIPPFTKPLVRYLAQDLFAFKKSVKDESIYDFTKRRFGTEFADYLISSMICGICAGNAKEISVNFLMKTLFDYEQKYGSIFRGLIGNLFKSKSNKSTLSELAIRSKKERWSVYSFKNGLESLTQRLEMSLKNKISVELNTRCTNVEIASNKIFLQLNNGKSIEASKVISCISSENLGELLRNQHPELSSLLDSIESVTVGVVNLQYDQKLIIQEGFGFLVPPRENLPILGVTYDSCCFPKGNNTVLTVMMGGAWFEQLFGKNPSPDVLLQTAKEQIRSILNINEEPVRSKVSILEKCIPQYRVGHNETVERINRYIDDKKLPLYLCGSSYYGVGVNDVILSAKNAVDKIV; translated from the coding sequence atgaaaataattaaaaaaaaagaagttaaaatTAACCTCGGACACACTAACCTAAAAATAACACTAAACGTCAAAATGTCAACTGTTATTGTTGGTGGTGGATTGTCCGGTCTTTCAGTCGGTTATTATTTACTGAAAAAATTTCCTAAACAGCCAGTAACACTATTGGAAGCCTCGAATCGCCTAGGGGGCTGGATAAAAACTAATTCGTTGGATAACAATGTCATTTTTGAAGAAGGTCCACGAACAATTAGGCCCCACGGACCAGCCGCCGCAAACACCCTGTCCTTGATTGAAGAGATTGGTttggcaaaagaagttttaccGATTTATTCAACACAATCCGCAGCTAAAAATCGTATGATATATGTTAATGGGCAGTTGCACCTACTTCCCTCTTCTGCAGGAAGTTTATTTAAAACAATACCACCCTTTACGAAGCCTTTGGTTAGGTATCTAGCACAAGATTTATTTGCTTTTAaaaagagcgttaaagatgaatCTATTTATGACTTTACAAAGAGGAGATTTGGAACCGAGTTTGCCGACTATTTAATAAGTTCGATGATATGTGGTATTTGTGCTGGCAATGCTAAAGAGATAAGTGTAAATTTCTTAATGAAAACTTTGTTTGACTACGAACAAAAATATGGAAGCATATTTAGGGGACTAATAGGCAATCTTTTTAAGTCTAAGTCCAACAAATCTACCCTTAGTGAACTAGCTATAAGATCTAAAAAAGAACGCTGGAGTGTCTATTCGTTTAAAAATGGTTTGGAGAGCCTTACACAAAGATTAGAAATGTCTTTGAAAAACAAGATATCAGTAGAATTGAACACAAGATGTACCAACGTAGAGATTGCttccaataaaatatttttgcagCTAAATAATGGAAAATCCATAGAAGCATCCAAAGTAATCAGCTGTATTTCTTCAGAAAACTTAGGAGAATTATTAAGAAATCAACATCCAGAATTATCTTCACTTTTAGACAGTATTGAAAGTGTTACTGTAGGTGTCGTTAATTTACAGTACGACCAAAAACTGATAATACAAGAAGGATTTGGTTTCTTAGTTCCTCCTAGAGAAAACCTTCCGATACTGGGTGTTACTTACGACAGTTGTTGTTTTCCTAAAGGGAACAACACAGTACTGACAGTGATGATGGGTGGTGCCTGGTTTGAACAACTTTTTGGTAAAAACCCCAGCCCAGATGTACTCTTACAAACTGCTAAGGAACAAATAAGATCGATATTAAATATTAATGAAGAACCAGTAAGGTCCAAAGTGAGCATACTTGAAAAGTGCATTCCTCAGTATAGGGTTGGACATAACGAAACTGTAGAAAGGATTAATCGGTATATTGATGATAAAAAGTTACCTCTGTATCTCTGTGGGTCCTCCTACTATGGTGTTGGTGTTAATGATGTAATTTTATCTGCGAAAAATGCTGTAGACAAAATTGTTTAA